A segment of the Cohnella algarum genome:
GTCACCCCGTGCAGCTCGCCGGCCAGCGTCCGGTGCTGATGGCCGGTCAGCAGCACGTCCACGCCTTCAAGCTCGCGGCACATCGCGAAGCCCTGGTTTTCGCCGGTTTGCGGCTCCGTCTCCTCGCCCGTCTCCAAATCGCGCTCGAAGCCGCCGTGATAGCAGACGACGACGGCGTCGGGCTTTTCCGTTGCGCGGATATGGGCGACCCAACGCCGGGCCGACGACAACGCGTCCTCGAAGGCCAGTCCCGTTATGTTGTCCGGATGCTCCCAGTTCGGAACGTAATGCGTCGTCAGCCCGAGGATGGCGATGCGGACGCCCTCCTCCGTTTCGCGGACGAGATAAGGCTTGCCGAACGCCGGCTCCCCGTCCCGGCCGACGATATTCGCCGACAGCCAGGGGCAGTCGGAATCGGCCGCAACCTGCCGAAACAGGTCGAGCCCGTAGTTGAACTCGTGATTGCCCGGCACGGCCGCATCGTAACGCAGAAAATTGAGCGCGCGCGCCGCGGGATGTTCGCCTTGCCGGTCGTACTTGGCGTAGTGGTACATGAAAGGAGTCCCCTGGATCAAATCGCCGTTGTCCAGCAGCAGGAGAGACGGATCCCGCTCCCGCTCCGCGCGGATAACCGTGGCCAGCTTGGCCAGGCCGAGATTCCGTTCCCCGGGCCCGCGGTAATCCGTCGGGAAGATGTGCCCGTGAATATCGCTCGTGAAGAGCAGCGTCGCCGTCGCTGTAGTCGCAGTACTTGGTGAATTCAGACGAAAAACCTCCCCATTCCCTACCAATATATTATATGCATCTAACAATTAACAGAAAGTTTACGGCCATTTTACAATTCCGTCATGACATTGCTGAAATGCTGTGATATGATTACCCCATATTACAATAAATAACAGTTAGAGAAAAGTGGAGGGACACTATGTCAAAGAAATTCACAACACTTGCCATGATGCTTGCTCTGGTATTCGTATTCCTTGCAGGTTGCGGCAGCAACAATTCGAACAGCGGCTCCGGCGGCAACGCGTCCGAAAGCGCGTCTCCGAGTCCCAGCGCGTCGCCTTCCGCATCCGAGTCGCCGAGCGCATCGCCTTCGGAATCGCCGACCGGCTACGTTCCGACCACGCTGACGGTTCAATTCGTACCTTCGCAAAACGCCGACACGCTCGAAGCGAAAGCCAAACCGCTGGAAAAGCTTCTCAGCGATCAGCTCGGCATCGAAGTCAAAGTCAGCGTCTCTACCGACTATAACACGATTATCGAAGCGATGGCTTCCAAGCAAGTCGACGTCGGCTTCCTGCCTCCGACCGCTTACGTTCTCGCGAAGGAAAAGGGCGCGGCCGAAGTAATTCTGCAAGCGCAGCGTTACGGCATCGACGACGCGACCGGCGCGGAAACGACGGAGCTGGTCAACGGCTACAAATCGATGATCATCGTGAAAAAGGACTCCCCGATCCAATCGGTAGCGGATCTGAAAGGGAAGAAAATCGCCTACCAGAACGTCACCTCCTCCGCCGGTTACGTATGGCCCGCGGCGGCGCTGATGGATGCCGGGCTGGATCCGCTGAACGACGTCGAGCCGATTACGGTCAAAGGCCATGACCAAGGCGTCATCGCTGTCCTGAACGGCGACGTGGATGCGGCCGCCATCTTCCAGGACGCCCGCAACACGGTGAAGAACGACTATCCGACCGTCTTCGAAGACACCCGCGTACTGACGTTCACGGAATTCATCCCGAACGACACGATCTCGGTCCGCTCCGACATGGACCCGGCCTTCATCGAAAAGCTGAAAGCGGCGTTCATCGCGATCGGCAAGGATCCGGAAGGCGGACAAATCATTTTCGACATTTACTCCCACCGCGGTTATGTCGAATCCGAAGACAGCATCTTCGATATCGTCCGCGAATACAATGAAAAAGTAAAAACCGAGTAAGCGAACCCCGCGCAACATCCGAACCGAACGCCAATCGGGAGCCCGCCCGGCGCGGCGGCTCCCCAAAATTTCAAACCAGCCAGTCGAATACTCGTTATTCGCTGGCTTGTCTTTTATTTTATAACCCCCATTCAAAGGACTGATTGATCCGTGATCGAACTCCGCAACGTATCCAAGACGTATCCCAACGGAACAAAGGGTCTGAACAACATTAATTTGACCTTCGAAAAAGGCGAGTTCATCGTCATCGTCGGGCTGTCCGGCGCCGGCAAGTCGACGCTGCTGCGTTCGATCAACCGGCTGCACGAAATTACGGAAGGCGACATTCTCATCGAAGGCAAGTCGATTACGTCGGCCAAAGGCGCCGCGCTGCGCCGGATTCGCCGCGACATCGGCATGGTGTTTCAGAGCTTCAACCTGGTCAAGCGTTCCTCGGTCATTCGCAACGTTCTGGCCGGACGCGTCGGTTATCATTCCGGCTTCCGTACGCTGTTCGGGTTTCCAAAAGAGGACATCAACCTGGCCCTGCAAGCGCTGGGACGGGTTAATATAGCGGAAAAAGCGTACATCAGGGCCGACCAGCTGTCCGGCGGCCAGCAGCAGCGCGTCGCGATCGCCCGGGTGCTGGCGCAGGAAGCGAAGATCATTCTCGCCGACGAGCCCGTCGCTTCCCTGGACCCGCTGACAACCAAGCAGGTCATGGACGATTTGAAAAAAATCAACCAGGAGCTCGGCATCACGACAATCGTCAACCTCCACTATATCGACCTGGCGCGGGAATACGCGACGCGCATCGTCGGGCTGCGGGCCGGCGAGGTCGTATTCGACGGACCGGTCGCCGAGGCGACGGACGAAAAGTTCGCGGAAATCTACGGCCGTCCGATCCAGGAAGACGAGCTGCTGGGAGAGAGCGCCGTATGAATACCCAAGCGCCCCCTACGCTGCCGAAGCCGCCAAGCAAGCTGAAGCATATCCTGACGGCGGTCATCGTCGTCCTGCTGCTGTGGGCCAGCGCCGTACAGACGGAAACCTCGCTGGGCAAGCTGTACAACGGCTTGCCGAATATGTGGGATCTCATCGAGGAAATGTTCCCGCCGAATTGGGCCTATTTCGACAATATCGCGGGCCCCATGCTCGACACGATCCGCATGGCGATCGCCGGGACCACCTTCGGCGCGATTATCGCCATCCCGTTTTCGATCCTTGCCGCAAGCAACATGATCCGATCGCCGTGGATCTACCAAATTTTCCGGTTTATTCTGAATCTGCTGCGCACGATTCCGGACCTGCTGCTTGCCGCGATATTCGTCGCCATTTTCGGCCTCGGCATCCTGCCCGGCGTTCTCGCCCTGGCCGTGTTTTCGATCGGCCTGATTGCCAAGCTGACCTACGAATCGCTGGAAACGATCGACAACGGGCCGCTCGAGGCGATGACTTCCGTCGG
Coding sequences within it:
- a CDS encoding phosphate/phosphite/phosphonate ABC transporter substrate-binding protein; its protein translation is MSKKFTTLAMMLALVFVFLAGCGSNNSNSGSGGNASESASPSPSASPSASESPSASPSESPTGYVPTTLTVQFVPSQNADTLEAKAKPLEKLLSDQLGIEVKVSVSTDYNTIIEAMASKQVDVGFLPPTAYVLAKEKGAAEVILQAQRYGIDDATGAETTELVNGYKSMIIVKKDSPIQSVADLKGKKIAYQNVTSSAGYVWPAAALMDAGLDPLNDVEPITVKGHDQGVIAVLNGDVDAAAIFQDARNTVKNDYPTVFEDTRVLTFTEFIPNDTISVRSDMDPAFIEKLKAAFIAIGKDPEGGQIIFDIYSHRGYVESEDSIFDIVREYNEKVKTE
- the phnC gene encoding phosphonate ABC transporter ATP-binding protein; protein product: MIELRNVSKTYPNGTKGLNNINLTFEKGEFIVIVGLSGAGKSTLLRSINRLHEITEGDILIEGKSITSAKGAALRRIRRDIGMVFQSFNLVKRSSVIRNVLAGRVGYHSGFRTLFGFPKEDINLALQALGRVNIAEKAYIRADQLSGGQQQRVAIARVLAQEAKIILADEPVASLDPLTTKQVMDDLKKINQELGITTIVNLHYIDLAREYATRIVGLRAGEVVFDGPVAEATDEKFAEIYGRPIQEDELLGESAV